One window of the Mesotoga sp. Brook.08.105.5.1 genome contains the following:
- a CDS encoding DegV family protein produces MDSRSMNLLDGTMFFSAFSSGATAVIKEQNYLNKINVFPVADGDTGTNLASTMKYILELTSVSKSIGKTTRSIADAALMGARGNSGAIFAQYMHGLSTAIGNRESIDRQTFARAAQEAISYAYNAMVTPVEGTMLTVMKDWADALNTIDGSDKSLLEVITQSHAVAQKSLEETPEKLSILKKAGVVDAGAKGFVAFIEGIKTFLSGKSVNLEDEIIPDVELRNHVHIDEGNIENRFCTEAIIEGTKLNIEGIKSIISESGDSALVAGTESKVRIHVHTNEPAELFYKLKDFGAVTQQKVDDMEMQYRVSQKRKYPIALVVDSVCDLPKEVIDYYQIQMVPLYLNFGQSQYLDKITMKADQFYSLLDSADEYPVSAQPGMNTLQNLYHFLGTHYDSIIAIHVSDKLSGTWNASTKAAEKLKKKISVINSRHVSGSIGLLALKAARMIEEGSVHDDIVETIESLTKNTRIFVSVNTLKYMVKGGRVSPVLGLVGKVMNLKPIVSVDREGNSKLYGKAFSKLGNMKKILGFVEELNRKCNVVSYNITHAHAHKTAKAYEDSLTKLLGRKPEYIMEVSPVVGISAGVGAISVSVLCKSDTWAPDVRIK; encoded by the coding sequence TCAGTGCCTTCTCTTCGGGTGCTACGGCTGTTATCAAGGAGCAAAACTATTTGAACAAGATAAACGTCTTCCCGGTCGCAGACGGTGACACCGGAACTAATCTCGCCTCAACGATGAAGTATATACTTGAGCTCACCTCTGTCTCCAAATCGATAGGCAAGACGACCAGATCAATCGCTGATGCTGCTTTAATGGGTGCGAGGGGAAATTCAGGAGCGATTTTTGCCCAGTACATGCATGGGCTCAGTACTGCAATAGGAAATCGTGAAAGCATAGACAGGCAGACTTTCGCACGAGCGGCTCAAGAAGCAATATCCTACGCTTATAACGCAATGGTTACTCCAGTTGAAGGAACTATGCTGACCGTTATGAAAGACTGGGCCGATGCTCTCAATACTATTGACGGTTCCGACAAATCGCTGCTCGAAGTGATAACTCAGTCGCACGCAGTCGCTCAGAAGTCGCTCGAAGAAACCCCTGAGAAACTCTCCATACTGAAAAAGGCCGGCGTAGTCGATGCCGGCGCAAAGGGCTTTGTTGCATTTATTGAAGGGATCAAAACCTTTCTAAGCGGCAAGAGTGTGAATCTCGAAGATGAGATAATCCCTGATGTTGAGCTAAGAAATCACGTTCACATCGACGAAGGGAACATTGAGAATAGATTCTGTACTGAAGCGATAATTGAAGGTACTAAACTGAATATCGAAGGAATTAAGTCAATCATTAGCGAATCTGGAGACTCCGCTCTTGTTGCCGGCACCGAGAGCAAAGTAAGAATTCATGTTCACACAAACGAACCGGCTGAGTTGTTTTACAAGCTTAAAGATTTCGGTGCTGTCACTCAGCAGAAGGTTGACGACATGGAGATGCAGTATAGAGTTAGCCAGAAACGGAAATACCCAATCGCTCTCGTTGTTGATTCGGTATGCGACTTGCCGAAGGAAGTGATAGACTACTACCAGATTCAGATGGTTCCTCTCTATCTGAACTTTGGTCAAAGCCAGTATCTGGACAAGATAACCATGAAGGCCGATCAGTTCTATTCTTTGCTCGATTCCGCAGATGAATACCCCGTTTCAGCACAACCTGGTATGAACACTCTCCAGAACCTTTACCACTTTCTAGGAACTCACTATGACTCAATAATCGCCATTCATGTCTCAGACAAACTCAGCGGCACGTGGAACGCAAGCACCAAAGCCGCCGAAAAACTAAAGAAGAAGATCAGTGTTATCAACTCCCGCCATGTTTCCGGATCGATCGGCCTGCTAGCACTGAAGGCCGCCCGGATGATCGAAGAAGGGAGTGTCCACGATGATATCGTCGAGACGATCGAGTCCCTGACAAAAAACACGAGGATCTTCGTAAGCGTCAATACTCTCAAATACATGGTGAAAGGCGGGAGGGTAAGCCCTGTTCTTGGACTTGTGGGAAAGGTGATGAATTTGAAGCCAATAGTCTCAGTCGACAGGGAAGGCAATTCAAAGCTTTATGGAAAGGCCTTCAGCAAGTTGGGCAATATGAAGAAGATACTTGGATTCGTCGAGGAGCTGAACCGCAAGTGCAACGTTGTCTCATACAATATAACCCATGCCCACGCTCATAAAACGGCAAAGGCTTATGAAGACAGTCTGACCAAACTGCTCGGCAGGAAGCCTGAATACATAATGGAGGTCTCTCCTGTTGTCGGCATCAGCGCAGGAGTTGGAGCTATAAGCGTTTCAGTACTTTGC